One genomic region from Arthrobacter sp. FB24 encodes:
- the ftsW gene encoding putative lipid II flippase FtsW: MVSTPTRAPAARQRGATPLPPASRTGNAAGSKPPSPKTQARGTGHVPPLARFRGWHRSFWAKLEGTGKSRNGSTYYLILGATLALTAIGIMMVLSASSVEAIAAGESPYTAALKQGMFAAIGVFLMFVLSRVNVVWLKRLAWPGIAGAYVLLVLVLLIGTSTNGNQNWIEFGGITFQPSEAAKLALALWMATVLAVKAKLLHRWQHVVVPVLPAAAGIIGLVLAGNDLGTGMIIMMIMAAALFFAGVPLYMFGIAALVAVAGAGFMAVTSSNRMCRITSWWTGNSCGEGIDANYQSTNGLYGLASGGWLGVGLGQSRQKYSWIPEAHNDFIFAIIGEELGLVGTVVVLILFAILGAAIYRVVVAQEDLFHRVLAGTIMVWLLGQATVNMSVVTGLVPVIGVPLPFISYGGSALLMSLCAVGVVLSLAREQMAPSVQPKRLLKFRTKGGRPHPTRKRK, translated from the coding sequence CGGGGCGCAACCCCGCTCCCGCCGGCTTCGCGGACAGGAAACGCGGCAGGTTCGAAACCGCCATCGCCCAAGACCCAGGCCCGCGGAACCGGCCACGTGCCGCCGCTGGCCAGGTTTCGCGGCTGGCACCGGAGTTTCTGGGCGAAGCTGGAAGGGACCGGCAAGTCACGCAACGGTTCCACGTACTACCTGATCCTCGGGGCCACCCTCGCGCTCACGGCCATCGGCATCATGATGGTACTGTCCGCGTCCAGCGTCGAGGCGATCGCAGCGGGGGAGTCGCCGTACACGGCAGCACTCAAGCAGGGCATGTTCGCCGCCATCGGGGTCTTCCTGATGTTCGTCCTCTCGCGCGTCAACGTGGTCTGGCTCAAGCGCCTGGCCTGGCCGGGGATCGCCGGAGCCTACGTGCTCCTGGTCCTCGTTCTCCTGATCGGCACCAGTACCAACGGCAACCAGAACTGGATCGAATTCGGCGGCATCACCTTCCAGCCGTCAGAAGCGGCCAAGCTCGCCCTGGCACTCTGGATGGCCACCGTGCTGGCGGTCAAGGCAAAACTGCTCCACCGCTGGCAGCACGTGGTGGTTCCGGTCCTTCCTGCCGCCGCCGGCATCATCGGGCTGGTCCTGGCCGGCAATGACCTCGGTACAGGCATGATCATCATGATGATCATGGCCGCCGCACTGTTCTTTGCCGGGGTCCCGCTCTACATGTTCGGCATCGCGGCCCTGGTCGCCGTGGCCGGGGCCGGGTTCATGGCCGTGACGAGCTCCAACCGGATGTGCCGGATCACTTCGTGGTGGACCGGAAACTCCTGCGGCGAAGGCATTGACGCCAACTACCAGTCAACCAACGGCCTGTACGGGCTCGCCTCCGGCGGTTGGCTGGGGGTCGGGCTGGGCCAAAGCCGGCAAAAGTACAGCTGGATCCCGGAAGCCCACAACGACTTCATCTTCGCGATCATCGGCGAGGAACTCGGCCTGGTGGGCACCGTCGTCGTGCTTATCCTCTTTGCCATCCTGGGTGCTGCGATCTACCGGGTGGTGGTGGCGCAGGAGGACCTCTTCCACCGCGTCCTTGCAGGGACCATCATGGTGTGGCTGCTCGGCCAGGCCACGGTCAATATGTCCGTGGTCACCGGACTCGTTCCCGTCATCGGCGTGCCGCTGCCGTTCATTTCCTATGGCGGCTCGGCCTTGCTGATGTCGCTGTGTGCCGTCGGCGTAGTGTTGTCGTTGGCCCGGGAACAGATGGCGCCAAGCGTGCAGCCCAAGCGGCTGCTCAAGTTCCGCACCAAGGGCGGCCGCCCGCACCCCACACGAAAGCGTAAATAG
- the murG gene encoding undecaprenyldiphospho-muramoylpentapeptide beta-N-acetylglucosaminyltransferase: MNAESLSVVLAGGGTAGHISPLLAIAAALRDVRPDVRLLAVGTPSGMETRLVPAAGLELATISRVPFPRRPSLDLLRLPGRLAGAVKQAGRILDDAHADVLVGVGGYVCTPLYLAARRRKIPIVIHEANTRAGLANKVGARFSHHVGVAFAGTKLRGARHVGMPMRREVSGLDRAASRHAARELLGLDQHKPALIVTGGSSGAQSINRTIAASLDALAKAGIQTLHITGKGKSVLDGEGKPLAADGYRQVEYVDGMENVYAAADLLLGRAGAATVCETAAVGIPAVFVPLPIGNGEQALNAAGPVQAGGALVVDDESFTPEWVSREIIPLLSDPARLAKMAASSEALGIRNADRRMADLVLEAVSK; the protein is encoded by the coding sequence ATGAATGCCGAGTCTTTGTCAGTTGTCCTTGCCGGCGGCGGAACGGCCGGGCACATCAGTCCGCTGCTGGCCATCGCGGCCGCGTTGCGGGACGTGCGTCCGGACGTTCGCCTCCTGGCTGTGGGGACGCCCAGCGGAATGGAGACCAGGCTGGTCCCCGCAGCCGGCCTCGAGCTGGCCACCATCAGCCGCGTGCCCTTTCCCCGCAGGCCGTCGCTGGATCTCCTGCGGCTGCCGGGACGGCTGGCCGGCGCTGTTAAGCAGGCCGGAAGGATCCTCGACGACGCTCACGCGGACGTCCTCGTGGGCGTCGGCGGTTACGTCTGTACCCCGCTGTACCTCGCCGCCCGGCGCCGGAAAATTCCGATTGTCATTCACGAAGCCAACACCCGGGCCGGACTGGCCAACAAAGTGGGTGCCCGCTTCAGCCACCACGTCGGCGTCGCGTTTGCCGGCACGAAGCTGCGCGGGGCCCGTCACGTCGGCATGCCGATGCGACGGGAAGTCTCCGGGCTGGATCGCGCTGCTTCCCGGCATGCCGCACGTGAGCTGCTGGGGCTGGACCAGCACAAGCCCGCGCTCATTGTCACCGGCGGCTCATCCGGGGCGCAGAGCATCAACAGGACCATTGCGGCGTCCCTGGATGCACTGGCCAAGGCCGGGATCCAGACCCTGCACATCACCGGGAAGGGCAAGTCGGTCCTTGACGGCGAAGGCAAACCCCTCGCCGCAGACGGCTACCGCCAGGTGGAGTATGTCGACGGGATGGAGAACGTCTATGCGGCCGCCGACCTGCTGCTGGGCCGTGCGGGAGCGGCCACCGTCTGCGAAACCGCTGCTGTGGGCATCCCGGCCGTGTTCGTTCCGCTCCCGATCGGCAACGGCGAACAGGCGCTCAACGCCGCCGGTCCGGTGCAAGCGGGAGGCGCCCTGGTGGTTGACGACGAATCGTTCACGCCCGAATGGGTCAGCCGGGAAATCATCCCGCTGCTCTCAGACCCTGCCCGGCTGGCGAAAATGGCGGCGAGTTCTGAAGCCCTCGGTATCCGAAACGCAGATCGCCGTATGGCTGATCTGGTCCTGGAAGCGGTAAGCAAATGA
- the murC gene encoding UDP-N-acetylmuramate--L-alanine ligase has product MTMSTARTAVRSLESLGRVHFIGIGGVGMSAVARIMVARGVPVTGSDAKDLPVMADLAAAGAGIHVGYSAGNLGAAEAVVAGSAIRADNPELQAARAAGLPVLHRSEALAAAMAGDRVVTVAGTHGKSTTTSMVTVLLQGAGLDPTFAIGANVPSLGVNAASGTSDIFVAEADESDGSFLNYRPHIAVVTNVEPDHLDYYGTAEAVYESFDSFTELLPADGVLVACADDPGARALAERTRTRGNTRVVTYGTAEDAQLRLHDGGPGDVWVSTGAGRFALDLQVPGRHNALNAAAAFAVALELGVAPDAASGALAHFSGASRRFEFKGEGRGVRVYDDYAHHPTEVRAALAAARSVAGDHKVHVLFQPHLFSRTREFAADFAEALNAADTALVLDIYPAREDPIPGVSSKLIGDRLSAGGRLVAAEDAVRAVVANAAAGDIVLTAGAGDVTAYGPLIVEALLAEAPGG; this is encoded by the coding sequence ATGACCATGTCCACAGCACGCACGGCCGTGCGGAGCCTGGAATCCCTTGGCCGCGTGCATTTCATCGGCATTGGCGGCGTGGGCATGTCCGCCGTGGCCCGGATCATGGTGGCCCGCGGTGTCCCGGTGACAGGCTCCGATGCCAAAGACCTTCCGGTCATGGCAGACCTCGCTGCGGCCGGCGCAGGCATCCACGTGGGCTATTCCGCGGGCAACCTGGGCGCGGCCGAGGCCGTGGTGGCCGGCTCCGCCATCCGCGCGGACAATCCGGAACTCCAGGCCGCACGTGCCGCCGGGCTGCCCGTATTGCACCGCTCGGAGGCACTGGCGGCGGCTATGGCGGGTGACCGCGTGGTTACGGTGGCCGGCACCCACGGGAAGTCCACCACGACGTCCATGGTCACGGTGTTGCTGCAGGGTGCCGGCCTGGATCCCACTTTTGCGATCGGGGCCAACGTCCCTTCCCTGGGGGTTAACGCCGCCAGCGGCACTTCGGACATCTTTGTTGCCGAGGCCGACGAGTCCGACGGGTCATTCCTCAACTACCGACCCCACATTGCGGTTGTCACCAACGTGGAACCCGACCACCTTGACTACTACGGCACCGCCGAAGCCGTCTACGAGTCGTTCGACAGCTTCACGGAATTGCTCCCGGCCGACGGCGTCCTGGTGGCCTGCGCCGATGATCCCGGTGCCCGCGCGCTTGCGGAGCGGACCAGGACACGGGGCAACACCAGGGTGGTTACCTACGGCACCGCTGAAGACGCGCAGCTGCGGCTGCACGACGGCGGCCCGGGAGACGTGTGGGTGTCCACCGGCGCGGGAAGGTTTGCACTGGACCTCCAGGTGCCAGGGCGCCACAACGCGCTCAACGCTGCAGCCGCGTTTGCCGTTGCCCTGGAACTTGGCGTCGCACCCGACGCGGCCTCCGGGGCCCTGGCCCATTTCTCCGGCGCATCACGCCGCTTCGAGTTCAAGGGAGAAGGCAGGGGAGTGCGGGTCTACGACGACTACGCCCACCACCCGACGGAAGTCCGGGCAGCGCTGGCCGCGGCACGTTCCGTAGCGGGGGACCACAAGGTGCACGTGCTTTTCCAGCCGCACCTGTTTTCCCGCACCAGGGAGTTTGCAGCCGATTTTGCCGAGGCGCTCAACGCCGCGGACACCGCCCTGGTCCTGGACATCTATCCGGCCCGGGAAGATCCCATCCCGGGGGTCAGCAGCAAGCTGATCGGTGACCGGCTTTCCGCGGGCGGCCGGCTGGTGGCCGCAGAAGACGCCGTCCGGGCCGTCGTGGCCAACGCAGCCGCCGGCGATATTGTGCTCACGGCCGGAGCGGGCGACGTCACGGCCTACGGTCCGCTGATTGTGGAGGCACTGCTGGCGGAGGCGCCGGGTGGCTAG